One segment of Syntrophorhabdus sp. DNA contains the following:
- a CDS encoding (2Fe-2S)-binding protein translates to MKRLITLIVNGRACELAVEQNRTLAQVLREDLGLLGVKVGCGVGDCGACTVVLDGRCVNSCLVLAVQVDGSEVDTIEGVSEGGNLHPVQEAFVEHGAIQCGFCTPGMVLTAKNLLERRPDPSEAEVRAALSGNLCRCTGYQKIVEAVRLAAKAMKK, encoded by the coding sequence ATGAAAAGACTGATAACCCTTATCGTGAACGGGAGGGCTTGCGAATTGGCGGTTGAGCAGAACAGGACGCTGGCGCAGGTTCTCAGGGAGGATCTTGGCCTGCTGGGGGTAAAAGTGGGCTGCGGTGTCGGGGATTGTGGTGCCTGCACAGTTGTCCTTGACGGTCGCTGCGTCAATTCCTGCCTCGTGCTTGCCGTTCAGGTGGACGGCAGCGAGGTTGATACGATAGAAGGCGTGTCCGAAGGTGGGAATTTGCATCCCGTCCAGGAGGCGTTTGTGGAACACGGGGCGATCCAGTGCGGTTTCTGCACCCCGGGGATGGTCCTGACGGCGAAAAACCTGCTCGAGAGGCGCCCGGACCCTTCCGAGGCGGAGGTAAGGGCGGCGCTGTCGGGGAATCTGTGCAGGTGCACCGGGTATCAGAAGATCGTCGAGGCGGTCCGCCTGGCGGCGAAGGCGATGAAGAAATAG